One Pelodiscus sinensis isolate JC-2024 chromosome 24, ASM4963464v1, whole genome shotgun sequence DNA segment encodes these proteins:
- the ACAP1 gene encoding arf-GAP with coiled-coil, ANK repeat and PH domain-containing protein 1 produces the protein MTVKLDFEECLKDSPRFRAAVEGVECDVSELETRLEKLLKLCTAMLDLGRQYCNASKAFVVGVRDLSQHAQGDPMMSECVEKFSCSLNQMIDNQVELLDSTHMSSRHHIQSLVKEDMKRFREARKEFERGNEGLASALHHNAEVPRRKQHEAEEAALALQAARTSARARALDYVLQINVIQSKKKFEILQFMLALMDAHASCLEQGHRLAQELEKYRRELGDQLHQLVLESAREKRDMEQRHAMIKQKDLSQDEAVLEGRREAPDGVVMEGYLYKRASNAFKTWSRRWFSIQSNQLVYQKRAKDVLTVVVDDLRLCTVKLCPDQERRFCFEVVSPSKSCLLQADSERHQQAWLSAVQSSIASAFSEGRAEPPSQHPERPASMSSTTMEASGRSPRTAVDKRVLDQVQRLEGNAQCCDCREPAPEWASINLGITLCIECSGIHRSLGVHFSKVRSLTLDSWEPELVKLMCELGNSALNRIYEARVDEMTVKRPQPGCSRAEKESWIRAKYVEKKFITKLPEARLSRVGRWGPHNRDRPPKPALKPKPGGISRAAGGTGSLAYNSRIPEPGEAGSSPEDLHSLHPGALLYWAAGNQNLPTMADALAHGADVNWVNAAEESRTPLLQAVAVNSLLACEFLLQNGANVNQTDSAGRGPLHHATLLGHTGLACLFLKRGANLNAVDAEGKDPLSIAIDQADADIVTLLRLAKMREAEVAQGQAGDETYLDIFRDFSLMASDNPEKLNRRDLKLSTL, from the exons ATGACGGTGAAACTGGACTTCGAGGAGTGTCTCAAGGACTCTCCCCGGTTCAG GGCTGCTGTTGAGGGTGTGGAATGTGATGTCTCTGAGCTGGAGACCCGGCTGGAGAAg CTGCTGAAGCTCTGCACAGCCATGCTGGACTTAGGGCGCCAGTACTGCAATGCCAGTAAGGCCTTCGTCGTCGGCGTGCGTGACCTCTCCCAGCACGCCCAGGGGGACCCCATGATGAGC GAATGCGTGGAAAAATTCTCCTGCAGCCTCAACCAAATGATTGACAACCAAGTG GAGCTCCTGGACAGCACCCACATGTCATCCCGGCACCACATCCAGAGCCTGGTGAAAGA GGACATGAAGCGGTTCCGGGAGGCACGGAAGGAGTTTGAGCGGGGCAATGAGGGGCTGGCCAGCGCCCTGCACCACAATGCCGAGGTGCCGCGTCGCAAGCAGCATGAGGCTGAGgaagctgccctggccctgcaggccGCCCGCACCAGTGCTCGTGCCCGCGCCCTCGACTACGTGCTGCAG ATTAACGTGATCCAGTCAAAGAAGAAGTTTGAAATCCTGCAATTC ATGCTGGCACTGATGGATGCTCATGcctcctgcctggagcaggggcaCCGGCTGGCCCAGGAGTTGGAGAAATAtcgcagggagctgggggaccag ttgcaCCAGCTGGTCCTGGAGTCAGCGCGGGAGAAGCGTGACATGGAGCAGAGACACGCCATGATCAAGCAGAAG gacCTATCTCAGGACGAGGCGGTTCTGGAAGGGCGCAGGGAGGCGCCGGACGGGGTGGTGATGGAGGGCTACCTCTACAAGCGGGCCAGCAATGCCTTCAAGACGTGGAGCAG ACGCTGGTTCTCCATCCAGAGCAATCAACTCGTCTATCAGAAACGGGCCAAG GACGTGCTGACGGTGGTGGTGGATGACCTGCGGCTCTGCACAGTCAAACTCTGTCCCGATCAGGAGCGTCGCTTCTGCTTCGAGGTCGTCTCACCCTCCAA GAGCTGCCTGCTACAGGCTGACTCGGAGAGACACCAGCAGGCCTGGCTCAGTGCTGTGCAGAGCAGCATCGCCTCAGCCTTCAGCGAGGGGCGGGCCGAGCCCCCTAGCCAG CACCCGGAGCGCCCTGCCTCAATGTCAAGCACCACAATGGAGGCATCGGGCCGGAGCCCGCGGACGGCCGTGGACAAGCGGGTACTGGACCAAGTGCAGCGGCTGGAGGGCAACGCGCAGTGCTGCGACTGCCGGGAGCCCGCACCTGAGTGGGCCAGCATCAACTTGGGCATCACACTGTGCATCGAGTGCTCAGGCATCCACAG GAGCCTGGGGGTACATTTCTCCAAGGTTCGGTCCCTGACGCTGGACTCCTGGGAGCCAGAGCTCGTCAAG CTGATGTGTGAGCTGGGGAACAGCGCCCTGAACCGCATCTATGAGGCACGGGTGGACGAGATGACTGTTAAGAgaccccagcctggctgctcccg GGCGGAAAAGGAGAGCTGGATCCGGGCCAAGTACGTGGAGAAGAAATTTATTACCAAGCTTCCGGAGGCGCGGCTAAGCCGGGTGGGGCGCTGGGGCCCCCATAACCGGGATCGCCCCCCCAAACCTGCCCTCAAACCCAAACCGGGTGGCATCAGTCGAGCTGCAG GTGGCACCGGCAGCCTGGCCTACAACAGCAGAATCCCAG AGCCAGGGGAGGCTGGCTCCTCCCCTGAGGATCTGCACAGCCTCCACCCGGGGGCGCTTCTTTACTGGGCCGCTGGCAACCAGAACCTGCCCACCATGGCTGATGCCCTGGCCCATGGTGCCGATGTCAATTGGGTCAACGCTGCCGAGGAGAGCCGGACCCCTCTGCTGCAGGCTGTGGCTGTG aaTTCCCTGCTGGCCTGTGAATTCCTGCTGCAGAATGGAGCCAACGTGAACCAGACGGACAGCGCCGGACGAGGACCCCTGCACCATGCCACCCTCTTGGGCCACACCgg GCTGGCTTGCCTGTTCCTCAAACGAGGGGCCAATCTCAACGCAGTTGATGCGGAGGGGAAGGACCCGTTGTCCATCGCCATCGACCAGGCCGACGCGGACATCGTCACCCT GCTGCGGCTGGCCAAGATGCGGGAGGCAGAGGTTGCGCAGGGACAGGCAG GTGACGAGACATACCTCGACATCTTCCGGGACTTCTCCCTGATGGCATCTGACAACCCCGAGAAGCTGAACCGCCGTGACCTAAAACTCAGCACGCTGTAG